In bacterium, the following are encoded in one genomic region:
- a CDS encoding ABC transporter ATP-binding protein, with product MALLEIDDLKTYFRTDDGLVRAVDGVSYDVERGETLAVVGESGCGKSVTALSILRLVAVPPGDYAGGEIRFEGEDLLQVGDDRMREVRGNDIAMIFQEPMTSLNPVFTVGEQIVEVIQLHQKLAAGPARTRAIEMLQRVGIPSPERRIDDYAHQMSGGMRQRVMIAMSLACNPKLLIADEPTTALDVTIQAQILDLLSRLQEEFGMAVLLITHDLGVVAETAQRVVVMYAGKVVEQAGVQELFAGPRHPYTVGLLGALPHLDGAGDRLHPIEGNVPDARSMPSGCRFHPRCPVALPRCAEDEPALEGEPEHRVACWVANGDGRGA from the coding sequence ATGGCGCTCCTCGAAATCGATGATCTGAAGACCTACTTCCGCACGGATGATGGCCTGGTGCGTGCCGTCGACGGTGTGAGCTACGACGTGGAGCGTGGCGAAACCCTGGCCGTGGTGGGCGAATCCGGCTGCGGGAAATCGGTGACGGCGCTCTCCATCTTGCGCCTCGTCGCAGTCCCGCCGGGTGATTACGCCGGCGGCGAGATCCGCTTCGAAGGCGAGGATCTCCTCCAGGTCGGCGACGATCGCATGCGAGAGGTCCGCGGCAACGACATCGCGATGATCTTCCAGGAACCGATGACGAGCTTGAACCCCGTCTTTACGGTGGGAGAGCAGATCGTCGAGGTCATCCAGCTCCACCAGAAGCTTGCGGCGGGCCCGGCGCGCACGCGAGCCATCGAGATGCTCCAGAGGGTCGGCATTCCCAGCCCCGAGCGGCGCATCGATGACTACGCCCACCAGATGTCCGGCGGCATGCGCCAACGCGTCATGATTGCGATGTCCCTTGCCTGCAATCCGAAGCTCTTGATCGCGGACGAGCCGACGACGGCCCTCGATGTGACGATCCAGGCGCAGATTCTCGATCTCCTGAGTCGGCTCCAGGAAGAGTTCGGGATGGCCGTCCTGCTGATCACCCATGATCTGGGTGTGGTCGCCGAGACCGCACAGCGGGTGGTCGTGATGTATGCAGGCAAGGTCGTGGAGCAGGCAGGCGTGCAAGAGCTCTTTGCAGGGCCGCGACATCCCTACACGGTGGGATTGCTAGGTGCCCTCCCGCATCTGGACGGAGCGGGGGATCGTCTGCACCCCATCGAGGGGAATGTGCCGGACGCCCGGAGCATGCCGAGCGGCTGCCGATTCCATCCCCGTTGCCCGGTTGCTCTTCCGCGCTGCGCCGAGGACGAGCCGGCGCTCGAGGGCGAGCCGGAGCATCGGGTGGCCTGTTGGGTGGCCAATGGGGATGGGCGCGGGGCATGA
- a CDS encoding DUF4292 domain-containing protein, with protein sequence MSLVRALAVALVLIVGCRTAPVSVGETLDPASPDVQAALADFLVQARTHQSLRGSARITLEGVRGASFARHLVVLERPAHVRMEVMGLAGQRIAVLATDGERFDLYRAETARVESGLVHPGLLAEVGGVPLTPAELVALLLGALPAPVDELQSAVRGGDGRLALTWPGPEGEHLSAILNAEGQLQALRLEDASGMERVLASYADHRPAGGGFFAHQVTLDFGNRGLRAEVNFRQVELDPELPEGLFRLQLVSSPGG encoded by the coding sequence TTGAGCCTCGTTCGGGCCCTGGCCGTCGCTCTCGTGTTGATCGTGGGCTGTCGCACGGCGCCTGTTTCGGTGGGCGAGACGCTCGATCCCGCGTCGCCCGACGTTCAAGCGGCGCTCGCGGATTTTCTCGTGCAAGCCAGAACGCATCAGAGTTTGCGTGGAAGCGCGAGAATCACATTGGAGGGAGTTCGCGGCGCGAGCTTTGCCCGCCATCTGGTCGTGCTCGAGCGCCCCGCCCACGTTCGAATGGAAGTCATGGGTCTGGCCGGGCAACGGATCGCCGTTCTCGCGACGGACGGGGAGCGCTTCGACCTCTACCGAGCCGAGACGGCAAGGGTGGAAAGCGGCCTCGTTCACCCGGGGCTCCTTGCCGAGGTGGGGGGCGTGCCGCTCACGCCTGCGGAACTCGTAGCCCTGTTGCTCGGAGCTCTTCCAGCTCCGGTGGATGAGCTGCAATCGGCGGTGCGCGGCGGCGATGGCCGGCTCGCGCTCACGTGGCCGGGGCCGGAAGGGGAACACCTGAGCGCGATTCTCAATGCCGAAGGCCAGCTACAGGCGCTGCGTCTGGAGGATGCTTCGGGCATGGAACGGGTCTTGGCATCCTACGCGGATCATCGCCCGGCGGGCGGAGGATTCTTCGCCCATCAGGTGACGTTGGATTTCGGAAACCGGGGTCTCCGGGCCGAGGTGAATTTCCGACAGGTCGAGCTCGATCCGGAGCTGCCCGAGGGGCTCTTCCGTCTCCAGCTTGTATCCTCGCCGGGGGGGTGA
- a CDS encoding ABC transporter permease: MSATRESDADRLSYWGVVRGQFKKNRPAVWGLWCAVGLFVFATGAPLLALDQPLFWHTADETGFPFFAALFNRLQFENGVDIFFNLLLVLSPLYVGYVLWKRRKGGLGLRAASALVAFHMLATLVVVPVSWLGVSNPFHREAPIVDYRGQESELLAAGQSVTAVFPPRRIHYRETNPERSVQAPGRTFWLGTDLEGRDVLVRMLYGTRISLTIGVVAVAIYVLIGVVLGALAGYFGGWVDVVVSRLVEVMICIPSFFLILTLVALVQDRSIFHVMVIIGITSWTGVARLVRAEFLQQRELEYTLAARALGLPRWRVIFRHILPNAMGPVLVSATFGVASAILTESGLAFLGLGDLSVPSWGGTLNAGRLEMKLWLILAPGLAIFFVVSVFNLVGEGLRDALDPKLRT; the protein is encoded by the coding sequence ATGAGCGCAACGCGAGAGTCGGACGCCGATCGCCTCAGCTACTGGGGTGTCGTTCGTGGCCAGTTCAAGAAGAACCGGCCTGCGGTTTGGGGGCTCTGGTGTGCGGTGGGGCTCTTCGTCTTCGCGACCGGCGCCCCGCTTCTCGCCCTGGACCAGCCTTTGTTCTGGCATACGGCGGACGAGACAGGCTTCCCCTTCTTCGCTGCGCTCTTCAATCGGCTCCAATTCGAGAACGGCGTCGATATCTTCTTCAATCTCTTGCTGGTGCTCTCCCCGCTGTATGTGGGCTACGTCCTCTGGAAGCGGCGGAAGGGCGGGCTGGGCCTGCGCGCGGCGAGCGCTCTGGTGGCCTTCCACATGCTCGCGACCCTCGTCGTCGTACCCGTGAGTTGGCTCGGCGTTTCGAACCCGTTCCACCGGGAAGCACCGATCGTCGACTATCGCGGCCAGGAATCCGAGTTGCTGGCTGCGGGCCAATCCGTGACAGCGGTCTTCCCGCCGCGCCGCATCCACTACCGGGAGACGAACCCGGAGCGCAGCGTTCAAGCACCTGGGCGTACCTTCTGGCTCGGCACGGATCTGGAGGGCCGGGACGTTCTCGTGCGGATGCTCTACGGAACGCGCATCTCGCTGACGATCGGTGTCGTGGCGGTCGCCATCTACGTCCTGATCGGAGTCGTGTTGGGCGCGTTGGCGGGTTACTTCGGGGGTTGGGTGGACGTGGTGGTCTCCCGCCTGGTCGAGGTGATGATCTGTATCCCGAGCTTCTTCCTGATCCTCACCCTGGTCGCGCTGGTGCAGGATCGCTCGATCTTTCACGTGATGGTGATCATCGGGATCACGAGTTGGACGGGTGTCGCGCGTCTCGTCCGCGCGGAATTCCTCCAACAACGGGAGCTCGAATACACCCTGGCGGCCCGGGCCCTCGGGCTTCCGCGTTGGCGCGTGATCTTCCGCCACATCCTGCCGAATGCGATGGGGCCGGTGCTCGTCTCTGCGACCTTCGGGGTCGCTTCGGCGATCCTCACGGAATCGGGTCTGGCGTTCCTCGGCCTCGGCGATCTCTCCGTGCCGAGCTGGGGGGGGACCTTGAACGCCGGGCGACTCGAAATGAAGCTGTGGCTGATCCTCGCGCCCGGGCTCGCGATCTTCTTCGTGGTGAGTGTCTTCAACCTGGTCGGAGAGGGGCTGCGCGACGCCCTCGATCCGAAGCTTCGGACCTGA
- a CDS encoding ABC transporter permease: MRSYIAKRLLLMIPTFFGISLVVFVVMNLAPGHPGGTQLASDLAASVRGADTQESHRIFREQFGLDRPVLFNTYIWLEQAEVESVLLAMAGRDAATSADRLRAQEQIEDWGRWAVPHLVAIMQAPPDLLIRDLAVYGLRLAARQPLVDPFARNPTAELRAENQRRKAENDRLRSLRYPLDAPEEEKREVVVAWSAWFEEVAGRYQHDAGERAQIFFLETRFARYWGNLLRLDFGVSLVTREPVLATLLEKLRYSLSLSLTSLLLGYLVSIPIGIHSAVHKDSFGDRSTTVTLFMLYSLPSFFVGTLLLFWFSEGSTIPWMRWFPIGGWRSPGAEDMTSLAQIGDIAWHLVLPVVCMTYGSFAALSRYMRTGLLGVIHSDYVRTARAKGLPERQVIFTHAVRNGLLPVITLLAGLLPAILGGSVIVEVIFDIPGMGRWLIESIYQRDYNVIMSVQLISTLLVLFGILLSDLGYALVDPRIRYQ, encoded by the coding sequence TTGCGCAGCTACATCGCGAAGCGGCTGTTGCTGATGATCCCGACCTTCTTCGGAATCTCCCTGGTGGTCTTCGTCGTCATGAACCTGGCCCCCGGGCATCCCGGTGGGACGCAGTTGGCCTCCGACCTGGCCGCAAGCGTGCGCGGCGCCGATACCCAGGAGTCCCATCGGATCTTTCGGGAGCAGTTCGGCCTCGATCGGCCGGTGCTCTTCAACACCTACATCTGGCTGGAGCAGGCCGAGGTCGAAAGCGTGCTTCTCGCCATGGCTGGGCGCGACGCTGCGACATCGGCCGATCGCCTGAGGGCGCAGGAACAGATCGAGGACTGGGGCCGCTGGGCGGTTCCGCATCTGGTGGCGATCATGCAGGCGCCGCCGGACCTGCTGATTCGCGATCTCGCGGTCTACGGCTTGCGGCTCGCTGCTCGCCAGCCCCTCGTGGATCCGTTCGCGAGGAACCCCACAGCCGAGCTGCGGGCGGAGAACCAGCGACGCAAGGCGGAGAACGACCGCCTTCGGAGCTTGCGCTACCCGCTCGACGCTCCCGAAGAAGAAAAGCGCGAGGTGGTCGTCGCCTGGTCCGCATGGTTCGAGGAGGTTGCCGGGCGCTACCAGCACGATGCGGGTGAGCGTGCGCAGATCTTCTTCCTCGAGACCCGATTCGCCCGCTACTGGGGGAACCTGTTGCGTCTCGATTTCGGTGTCTCCCTGGTCACGCGAGAACCCGTGCTCGCGACCCTGCTGGAGAAGCTCCGCTACTCCCTCTCCCTCTCTCTCACCTCGCTCCTGCTCGGCTACCTCGTTTCGATTCCGATCGGGATCCACTCCGCGGTCCACAAGGATTCGTTCGGCGATCGTTCGACCACGGTCACCTTGTTCATGCTCTACTCCTTGCCGAGTTTCTTCGTCGGCACGCTGCTGCTCTTCTGGTTCTCGGAAGGTTCGACCATTCCATGGATGCGTTGGTTTCCGATCGGGGGTTGGCGCTCGCCGGGGGCCGAGGACATGACGAGCCTGGCGCAGATCGGCGATATCGCCTGGCACCTGGTGTTGCCGGTCGTGTGCATGACCTACGGCAGCTTCGCGGCGCTTTCGCGCTACATGCGAACCGGGCTTCTCGGGGTGATCCATTCGGATTACGTGCGGACCGCACGCGCAAAGGGTTTGCCCGAGCGTCAGGTGATCTTCACCCACGCCGTGAGGAATGGTCTCCTGCCGGTGATCACGCTCCTCGCTGGGCTCCTGCCCGCCATTCTCGGGGGCTCCGTGATCGTCGAGGTCATCTTCGACATTCCGGGCATGGGGCGCTGGCTGATCGAATCGATTTATCAGCGTGACTACAACGTGATCATGTCCGTGCAGCTGATCTCCACGCTGTTGGTGTTGTTCGGCATCCTGCTCTCGGATCTCGGCTACGCGTTGGTGGATCCGCGGATTCGTTACCAATGA